A genomic stretch from Lathyrus oleraceus cultivar Zhongwan6 chromosome 2, CAAS_Psat_ZW6_1.0, whole genome shotgun sequence includes:
- the LOC127122152 gene encoding flocculation protein FLO11-like — translation MKRMREPSEKSKKAKLGETFGSRPPVPLADSPSKSIPLSRSVKLKPIASSLPQTTPIYTSYETPPSTTRTSKPPPPTLKFNLATTIVPVSEAEMLNETTSPSSSSSPQSPPYYVFSSDNEPSDPQYPTLAQFHARALASQQPSQTIPEPEVTSLPPEQQNPTTSEQPQTPPPAQQPNPPPEQPIHSPSEP, via the coding sequence atgaagaggatgcgagagccCTCTGAGAAGTCCAAGAAGGCAAAGTTGGGAGAAACTTTTGGGTCAAGACCTCCAGTCCCTCTGGCTGACTCTCCAAGTAAGTCTATACCTCTTTCCCGCTCTGTAAAACTTAAACCtattgcttcttctcttccccaaaccacTCCCATCTACACCTCATATGAAACACCCccctcaaccaccagaacctctaagccccccccccccaCTCTAAAATTTAACCTTGCTACCACCATAGTACCCGTTTCTgaagcagaaatgctgaatgaaactACCTCACCTTCTTCATCATCCTCACCTCAATCCCCACCATACTATGTCTTTTCCTCTGACAACGAACCCTCTGACCCTCAATACCCCACTCTAGCTCAGTTTCATGCTCGTGCACTGGCCTCTCAACAGCCATCACAAACTATACCTGAACCAGAAGTCACCTCTCTACCCCCTGAACAACAAAATCCAACTACATCCGAACAACCTCAAACACCACCACCTGCACAACAACCTAATCCACCTCCTGAACAACCAATCCACTCACCATCTGAACCTTAA